In Nematostella vectensis chromosome 2, jaNemVect1.1, whole genome shotgun sequence, one genomic interval encodes:
- the LOC5517914 gene encoding adenosine receptor A2a: protein MTYAFDLRLTYFICILLNGVLAPITTLANLILVTLIWRNNHLQSPSNLLVGALALSDLGVGCFVQPLYIAYKVAEMQRLEAYCLLAEVFNLIATELTCVSFLIMTALSVDRWLAITLHLRYSTIVTRKLVLVVVIVCWVISLVLPVGWWWNFDIYNTGISVIIGLCSLCTLVLYYKIYRVVRRHQTAIAEAQTAVSREVNVTAFRRRYISMIYLYSLFLLCYLPSAWISIANLTLGTPTFLTYKTTQYGLTLAFMNSSINPLLLTWKIVEVRQAFRQRLARLCGTQEQSS from the coding sequence ATGACATACGCGTTTGATCTTCGCCTGACTTATTTTATATGTATTTTACTTAACGGAGTACTGGCACCGATCACCACCTTGGCAAACTTGATCTTGGTCACCTTAATATGGAGAAATAACCATCTCCAATCTCCATCGAATCTGTTGGTGGGAGCACTCGCGCTCTCGGATCTTGGCGTTGGGTGTTTTGTGCAGCCTCTATACATCGCATACAAGGTCGCAGAGATGCAAAGACTTGAGGCGTACTGTTTGCTAGCTGAAGTGTTTAACCTCATTGCGACGGAGTTAACGTGCGTCTCGTTTTTAATCATGACCGCCTTGAGCGTGGACCGCTGGTTGGCGATAACACTTCACCTGAGATATAGCACGATAGTTACACGAAAGCTCGTTCTCGTGGTTGTAATTGTGTGTTGGGTAATATCTCTCGTTCTGCCTGTTGGTTGGTGGTGGAACTTCGACATCTACAACACCGGGATAAGTGTGATAATCGGTTTGTGCTCTCTGTGCACGCTAGTCCTGTACTACAAGATCTACCGAGTCGTTCGTCGACATCAAACCGCCATCGCCGAGGCACAAACCGCCGTATCCCGCGAGGTAAACGTTACCGCGTTTCGTCGGCGTTATATAAGCATGATCTACCTATACAGCCTGTTTCTACTGTGTTACTTGCCAAGTGCATGGATTTCCATAGCCAATCTCACCCTTGGGACACCTACCTTCCTCACCTATAAAACCACACAGTACGGACTGACCTTAGCGTTCATGAACTCGTCTATCAACCCTTTATTGCTGACTTGGAAGATAGTGGAGGTCAGACAGGCTTTCAGGCAGAGACTCGCTCGTCTGTGTGGGACCCAGGAGCAGAGCTCTTAG